One Planctomycetota bacterium DNA segment encodes these proteins:
- a CDS encoding PHP domain-containing protein, producing MPIDLHMHSTASDGTDAPAALAKLAAEAGLSAIALTDHDTTAGLAECAKACKRRKLTFVPGIELSTERGKPRGALHLLGYHIREDAPALRAVIDELQEARRMRNPQIVESLQKLGVDITLDEIAAEAGEAGASGSATIGRPHIAAVLVRKGYAKSIQDAFRRYIGFGAPAYARKDNLAPQRGIEAIHEAGGVAVLAHPVQLKCEDDTELQQLVAQLVRAGLDGLEIWHSDHTPAMVDQYRRLAERYELIVTGGSDYHGLRKQIAIGSQAVPDDVLASLAASSKSA from the coding sequence ATGCCTATCGACCTTCACATGCACTCGACCGCTTCGGACGGCACGGATGCGCCGGCGGCGCTGGCGAAGCTGGCGGCGGAGGCCGGGCTCTCGGCGATCGCGCTGACGGATCATGACACGACGGCGGGGCTCGCCGAGTGCGCCAAGGCGTGCAAGCGGCGGAAGCTCACGTTTGTGCCGGGCATCGAGCTTTCGACGGAGCGCGGCAAGCCGCGCGGTGCGCTGCACCTTCTCGGTTACCACATCCGTGAAGACGCCCCGGCCCTGCGGGCCGTGATCGACGAACTTCAGGAAGCGCGTCGGATGCGCAATCCGCAGATCGTCGAGTCGCTTCAGAAACTCGGCGTGGACATCACGCTCGACGAGATCGCCGCCGAAGCGGGCGAGGCCGGCGCTTCCGGGAGTGCGACGATCGGCCGGCCGCACATCGCCGCCGTGCTCGTCCGCAAAGGTTACGCCAAGTCGATTCAGGATGCGTTCCGGCGCTACATCGGATTCGGCGCCCCGGCCTACGCCCGCAAGGACAACCTCGCGCCGCAGCGGGGCATCGAAGCGATTCACGAAGCCGGCGGCGTCGCCGTGCTCGCCCATCCCGTGCAGCTCAAGTGCGAGGATGACACTGAACTGCAACAGCTCGTCGCCCAGCTTGTCCGGGCCGGGCTCGACGGGCTGGAGATCTGGCACTCCGATCACACGCCGGCGATGGTGGATCAGTACCGCCGGCTCGCGGAGCGGTACGAGCTGATCGTGACCGGCGGCAGCGACTATCACGGGCTGCGCAAACAGATTGCGATCGGGTCGCAGGCGGTGCCCGACGACGTGCTCGCGTCGCTGGCGGCGTCATCGAAGTCCGCGTAA
- a CDS encoding outer membrane beta-barrel protein, giving the protein MNQSVMRCAWLLVLSVGTSLHAANLTLCPEREASPAGLEPAATNEPFKAGSWNLNLYAGQWREAFGGDNEKLTFGTVDVEYFLRDDLSLNGEFVGYSVDQREPDAAAFGFNLIGRYYFWKPVDAFAIYFEGGAGIFEGDHRVPTPDGTHHNFTLHVGFGARYQLAQNLALIGGFRYFHLSNASIEGKARNPSIDGFGGYGGFSIDF; this is encoded by the coding sequence GTGAATCAGTCGGTGATGCGGTGTGCGTGGTTGCTGGTGTTGTCGGTCGGGACGAGTCTTCATGCGGCGAATCTGACGCTCTGCCCGGAGCGCGAAGCTTCGCCCGCCGGGCTCGAGCCCGCCGCGACGAACGAGCCGTTCAAGGCCGGTTCGTGGAACCTGAATCTTTACGCGGGCCAGTGGCGCGAAGCGTTCGGCGGGGACAACGAGAAGCTGACGTTCGGCACCGTCGACGTCGAATACTTCCTCCGGGACGACCTCTCGCTCAACGGCGAGTTCGTCGGTTACAGCGTTGACCAGCGCGAACCCGATGCCGCCGCGTTCGGGTTCAACCTCATCGGTCGATACTACTTCTGGAAACCCGTCGATGCCTTTGCGATCTACTTCGAAGGCGGGGCGGGCATCTTTGAAGGCGATCACCGCGTCCCGACGCCCGATGGCACGCACCACAACTTCACCCTGCATGTCGGCTTCGGCGCCCGCTATCAGCTTGCACAGAACCTCGCGCTCATCGGCGGGTTCCGCTACTTCCATCTGTCCAACGCCTCCATCGAAGGCAAAGCCCGCAATCCGTCCATCGACGGGTTCGGCGGCTATGGCGGATTCTCCATCGACTTCTAA
- a CDS encoding aminotransferase class I/II-fold pyridoxal phosphate-dependent enzyme — MASDIPLSSPDITDAEIAAVTDVLRSGRLSIGPRQVRFEEMIAERTKRRHGVAVSSGTAGLHLVLAALGIGPGDQVITTPFSFIASANCILYVGATPVFVDIDPVSLNMDPDKVEAAITDRTRAIIAVETFGNPTHMERLASIAQRHEIPLIEDACEALGGVYKGKPVGSFGRAAVFAFYPNKQITTGEGGMIVTDDDRLADLCRSMRNQGRAPETQSSQAGWLSHERLGYNYRLSEVAAALGVVQMERLDKLLDRRRQVACEYIERLMDYTDLVLPTVCDHTDMSWFVFVVRLTDDYTARERDRILTGLRRHDVGCANYFPPIHLQPFYRERFGFKPGDYPATETIAQRTIALPFSSIMDSTQIELVCLTLKVMLQREQLLRPQSE; from the coding sequence ATGGCTTCTGACATTCCTCTTTCATCACCGGACATCACCGATGCGGAAATCGCCGCGGTGACGGATGTGCTTCGATCGGGGCGGCTGAGCATCGGGCCGCGGCAGGTTCGCTTCGAGGAGATGATCGCCGAGCGGACGAAGCGGCGTCACGGCGTGGCGGTTTCGTCGGGCACGGCGGGACTGCATCTGGTGCTGGCGGCGTTGGGCATCGGCCCGGGCGATCAGGTGATCACCACGCCCTTCTCCTTCATCGCCTCCGCCAACTGCATTCTCTACGTCGGCGCGACGCCCGTCTTCGTCGACATCGACCCGGTCAGTCTGAACATGGACCCCGACAAGGTCGAGGCCGCCATCACCGACCGCACCCGCGCGATCATCGCCGTCGAAACCTTCGGCAATCCGACGCACATGGAGCGCCTCGCCTCGATCGCCCAGCGTCATGAAATCCCGCTCATCGAAGACGCCTGCGAAGCGCTGGGCGGGGTGTACAAGGGCAAGCCCGTCGGCTCATTCGGACGCGCGGCCGTGTTCGCCTTCTATCCCAACAAGCAGATCACGACAGGCGAAGGCGGCATGATCGTGACCGATGACGATCGACTCGCCGACCTGTGCCGCTCGATGCGCAATCAGGGCCGCGCCCCCGAGACGCAATCGTCGCAGGCCGGTTGGCTCAGCCACGAACGCCTTGGCTACAACTACCGGCTCTCGGAAGTCGCCGCGGCGCTGGGCGTGGTGCAGATGGAACGGCTCGACAAGCTGCTCGACCGCCGGCGGCAGGTCGCCTGCGAGTACATCGAGCGGCTCATGGACTACACCGACCTGGTCCTGCCGACGGTCTGCGATCACACGGACATGAGCTGGTTCGTCTTCGTCGTCCGCCTCACCGACGACTACACCGCGCGCGAGCGCGACCGCATCCTCACAGGCCTGCGCCGCCACGATGTCGGCTGCGCCAACTACTTCCCGCCGATTCATCTTCAACCCTTCTACCGCGAGCGCTTCGGGTTCAAACCCGGCGACTACCCCGCCACCGAAACGATCGCGCAGCGCACCATCGCCCTGCCGTTCTCGAGTATCATGGACTCGACGCAGATCGAGCTGGTCTGCCTCACACTCAAGGTCATGCTCCAGCGCGAACAGCTTCTGCGCCCGCAGAGCGAATAG
- the dnaA gene encoding chromosomal replication initiator protein DnaA, which yields MGRNRRVQFRTDVDVPDARAVIARRGRVCEPDFARSLGNDVTRELSLNSDRCRIAQKLADALGDGKYEMWFQSARVEADAEALNVAVPTRFVADWIEGHFHEQLQALAAAELGPAAKVRLHVDPACGSVSERRIAPAGPHRTTETAAAVPVPAAPPPRPRHIPLRHTLDDFIVGSSNELAFTAACRMVDEAQVTMNPLFIHGSCGLGKTHLLQGLCQRYAQQHPTGRWCYTSAEQFTNQYVMAVQKNRLGELRRRLRGLDLLAVDDVHFFSSKSATQTEFLHTFDAMDLQGARLILASDAHPKMIQQFSQALVSRFMSGMVVKVEAPERNLRRRILAALAQRRGMTIIDEALDLLADHPTGSVREMEGLLARLAAMAAVRETAIRHRPIGASLVHRLLEPDDLRLNRRPVRVEQIIDVVCREMGVERTLLMDRGRHRRVVLARSVAIYLARQMTTLSYPELAKALHRPNHSTIVTAHKRLAEQVAAQTPLTEADGVTDARLDQLVDRLRRAVLQSAPAA from the coding sequence ATCGGTCGCAACAGGCGTGTGCAATTCCGCACGGATGTCGATGTGCCTGACGCACGCGCGGTGATCGCGCGGCGCGGCAGGGTGTGTGAACCCGACTTCGCTCGCTCATTGGGGAACGACGTGACCCGTGAACTGTCCTTGAATTCCGATCGCTGTCGCATTGCGCAAAAACTGGCTGACGCGCTGGGCGACGGCAAATACGAAATGTGGTTCCAGTCCGCCCGCGTCGAGGCGGACGCGGAGGCGTTGAACGTCGCCGTGCCGACGCGCTTCGTCGCCGACTGGATCGAAGGCCACTTCCACGAGCAGCTTCAGGCGCTTGCCGCCGCGGAGCTGGGGCCCGCCGCCAAGGTGCGCCTGCACGTGGACCCCGCCTGCGGATCGGTATCGGAGCGAAGGATCGCTCCGGCCGGTCCACATCGCACGACCGAAACCGCCGCCGCGGTCCCCGTACCGGCCGCCCCCCCGCCGCGCCCGCGTCACATCCCCCTGCGCCATACGCTCGACGACTTCATCGTCGGCTCGTCCAACGAACTGGCGTTCACGGCCGCGTGCCGCATGGTCGACGAGGCGCAGGTGACGATGAACCCCCTGTTCATTCACGGTTCCTGCGGACTGGGCAAGACGCATCTGCTTCAGGGCCTCTGCCAGCGTTACGCCCAGCAGCATCCGACCGGCCGATGGTGCTACACCTCCGCCGAGCAGTTCACCAACCAGTACGTCATGGCGGTGCAGAAGAACCGGCTGGGCGAGCTGCGCCGCCGGCTGCGCGGGCTGGACCTGCTGGCGGTCGACGATGTGCACTTCTTTTCAAGCAAGTCCGCCACGCAGACCGAATTCCTGCACACCTTCGACGCGATGGATCTCCAGGGCGCCCGGCTCATCCTCGCCTCCGATGCGCATCCGAAGATGATTCAGCAGTTCTCGCAGGCGCTGGTGTCGCGCTTCATGAGCGGCATGGTCGTCAAGGTCGAGGCCCCCGAGCGGAATCTTCGCCGGCGGATTCTCGCCGCCTTGGCCCAGCGGCGCGGCATGACCATCATCGACGAAGCCCTCGACCTGCTCGCCGATCACCCCACCGGCTCGGTGCGCGAAATGGAGGGACTGCTCGCGCGGCTGGCGGCGATGGCGGCGGTGCGCGAGACGGCGATCCGTCATCGGCCCATCGGCGCGTCGCTCGTGCATCGCCTGCTCGAACCCGATGACCTGCGCCTCAATCGTCGCCCGGTGCGCGTCGAGCAGATCATCGACGTCGTCTGCCGCGAGATGGGCGTCGAGCGGACGCTGCTCATGGACCGCGGGCGGCATCGACGCGTCGTGCTCGCCCGGTCCGTGGCGATCTATCTCGCGAGGCAGATGACCACCCTCAGCTACCCCGAACTGGCCAAGGCCCTGCACCGCCCCAATCATTCGACCATTGTCACCGCGCACAAACGCCTCGCCGAGCAGGTCGCAGCCCAGACCCCGCTCACCGAAGCCGACGGCGTGACCGACGCCCGACTCGACCAGCTTGTCGATCGCCTGCGCAGGGCCGTGCTCCAAAGCGCCCCCGCGGCGTGA
- a CDS encoding GNAT family N-acetyltransferase gives MTTIRRIQTDSAPLAAAQVRRLLDYVATGSLPNEHLWGAFDARGEIHHAAVVLPQTGRTGLVFTSRLDRRRDVAAMAELIDAAVADLPPSQVTLAQALIDPDDDLRLGAFDDAGFTTLTTLCYLQTRVPGHAQPPALPADVTFESYQEARVGDFVSVLDASYERTLDCPALQGLRCTPDVLAGHRATGVFDPALWTLLRIGGKPAGVILLNPVPAAQCVELVYLGIGAAYRGRGLGALLMQRGLHLCAQRDEPYITLAVDETNAPAMTLYKRFGFRRLARKVALIRSLHRASTMTHA, from the coding sequence ATGACGACGATCCGCCGCATCCAGACCGATTCCGCCCCGCTGGCCGCGGCTCAGGTCCGCCGGCTCCTCGATTACGTCGCCACCGGCTCCTTGCCCAATGAACACCTCTGGGGCGCGTTCGACGCCCGCGGCGAGATTCATCACGCCGCCGTCGTCCTCCCGCAGACCGGACGGACCGGGCTGGTGTTCACCAGCCGCCTGGACCGCCGGCGGGACGTGGCGGCGATGGCCGAATTGATCGACGCCGCCGTCGCCGATCTCCCCCCGTCGCAGGTCACGCTCGCACAGGCACTGATCGACCCGGATGACGACCTGCGGCTCGGGGCCTTCGACGATGCGGGCTTCACGACGCTCACCACGCTCTGTTATTTGCAGACGCGCGTGCCGGGTCATGCTCAGCCGCCCGCGCTGCCGGCGGATGTGACCTTTGAGAGCTATCAGGAAGCGCGGGTCGGTGATTTTGTCAGCGTGCTGGACGCCAGTTATGAGCGGACGCTCGACTGCCCGGCGTTGCAAGGCCTGCGCTGCACGCCGGATGTACTGGCGGGGCATCGCGCCACGGGCGTGTTCGACCCCGCGCTGTGGACGCTGTTGCGCATCGGGGGCAAGCCGGCGGGCGTGATACTGCTCAATCCGGTGCCGGCGGCGCAGTGCGTTGAACTGGTGTATCTGGGCATCGGCGCGGCGTATCGCGGGCGCGGACTGGGCGCGCTGCTCATGCAGCGCGGGCTGCATCTGTGCGCCCAGCGCGATGAGCCGTACATCACGCTCGCCGTCGACGAAACCAATGCGCCGGCGATGACGCTCTACAAGCGCTTCGGATTCCGACGACTGGCGCGCAAGGTCGCGCTGATTCGATCATTGCATCGCGCCAGCACGATGACCCATGCGTGA
- a CDS encoding 50S ribosomal protein L27, protein MAHKKGQGSTRNGRDSNPQYRGIKLYGGQMAKAGAIIVRQCGTVFKPGYQVARAKDDSLFALVPGRVRFSGRRVHIDSVEA, encoded by the coding sequence ATGGCACATAAGAAGGGACAAGGCTCGACCCGCAACGGGCGCGACTCCAATCCGCAGTACCGCGGCATCAAGCTCTACGGCGGCCAGATGGCCAAAGCCGGGGCGATCATCGTCCGCCAGTGCGGCACCGTCTTCAAGCCCGGCTACCAGGTCGCCCGCGCCAAGGACGACTCGCTCTTCGCCCTCGTCCCCGGCCGCGTCCGATTCTCCGGCCGTCGCGTCCACATCGACAGCGTCGAAGCTTAA
- the obgE gene encoding GTPase ObgE has product MLVDQAIIHVKAGNGGDGKVSFRREAFVPKGGPDGGDGGQGGDVYLVATPGVDTLLDMTGRHHWSAEHGEPGGSKGMTGKSGEDLTIKIPPGTLVYDDETGKLIDDMDTPGKSLLIARGGTGGFGNEHFKSATHQVPREHTPGTPGEAKTLRFELKLIADVGLVGKPNAGKSTLLSRISKARPKIADYPFTTLEPQLGIAQLSGFRRLVVADIPGLIAGASHGAGLGFEFLRHIERTRILVHLLEVEPTDGSDPIDNYRTIHDELARYSPILASKPVIVAVSKTDTLGGDEDAATAAAMLSAELNLPVLPLSSITGRGLTELLEKCWSTLHPSAD; this is encoded by the coding sequence ATGCTTGTCGATCAGGCCATCATCCATGTCAAAGCCGGCAACGGCGGCGACGGTAAAGTCAGCTTCCGACGCGAGGCGTTCGTCCCCAAGGGCGGACCCGACGGCGGCGACGGCGGGCAGGGCGGTGACGTCTATCTCGTCGCCACGCCCGGCGTCGATACACTGCTCGACATGACCGGTCGCCACCACTGGTCCGCCGAGCATGGCGAGCCCGGCGGATCGAAGGGCATGACCGGCAAATCCGGCGAAGACCTCACCATCAAAATCCCCCCCGGCACACTCGTCTACGATGACGAAACCGGCAAGCTCATCGACGACATGGACACGCCCGGCAAGTCCCTGCTCATCGCACGCGGCGGCACCGGCGGGTTCGGCAACGAACACTTCAAATCCGCCACCCATCAAGTCCCCCGCGAGCACACCCCCGGCACCCCCGGCGAAGCCAAAACCCTCCGGTTCGAACTCAAACTCATCGCCGACGTCGGCCTCGTTGGAAAGCCCAACGCCGGCAAGTCCACGCTGCTCTCCCGCATCTCAAAAGCCCGCCCCAAAATCGCCGACTACCCCTTCACCACGCTTGAACCCCAACTCGGCATCGCACAGCTCTCCGGCTTCCGCCGCCTCGTCGTCGCCGACATCCCCGGCCTCATCGCCGGCGCATCCCACGGGGCCGGCCTCGGTTTCGAATTCCTCCGCCACATCGAACGCACCCGCATCCTGGTCCACCTTCTGGAAGTCGAGCCCACCGACGGCTCCGATCCGATCGACAACTACCGCACCATCCACGATGAACTCGCCCGGTATTCGCCCATCCTTGCCTCCAAACCCGTCATCGTCGCCGTCTCCAAAACCGACACCCTCGGCGGCGACGAAGACGCCGCCACCGCCGCCGCCATGCTCAGCGCCGAACTGAACCTCCCCGTCCTCCCGCTGAGTTCCATCACCGGCCGCGGCCTCACCGAACTCCTCGAAAAATGCTGGTCCACACTCCACCCGAGCGCCGACTGA
- a CDS encoding type III pantothenate kinase, whose amino-acid sequence MLVHTPPERRLNPLAASPILPPMSITLIAISVGNSRTQIGSFDGTNLLASHTIANDALNTLPGLLAELGEAPAIFLSSVNEPVAERISAMIEADLVRVERDVNIPIGRKLDVESIVGEDRLLNAAAAFDQIKQAVIIVDAGTALTVDFVDGEGTFHGGAILPGARMMLRAMHEYTAQLPLIDLAEPDEPIGHSTRQAMLTGVVNGLRGAVRELVEKFAEVYRGYPKVIATGGDAALLFERYDLIEAIVPDLTLRGMALTHRTATSQSE is encoded by the coding sequence ATGCTGGTCCACACTCCACCCGAGCGCCGACTGAACCCGCTCGCGGCTTCGCCTATACTCCCCCCTATGTCCATCACCCTCATCGCCATCAGCGTCGGCAATTCGCGCACACAGATCGGCTCGTTCGATGGGACGAACCTGCTCGCTTCGCACACGATCGCCAATGATGCGCTCAATACGTTGCCCGGCCTTCTGGCCGAGCTCGGCGAGGCGCCGGCGATTTTTCTCAGCTCGGTCAACGAACCGGTGGCGGAGCGCATCAGCGCCATGATCGAGGCCGACCTCGTGCGCGTCGAGCGCGATGTGAACATTCCCATCGGGCGCAAGCTCGATGTCGAATCCATCGTCGGCGAGGATCGACTGCTCAACGCCGCCGCGGCCTTCGATCAGATCAAGCAGGCGGTGATCATCGTCGACGCGGGCACCGCCCTGACCGTCGACTTCGTCGATGGCGAAGGCACGTTCCACGGCGGGGCGATCCTGCCCGGCGCCCGCATGATGCTCCGCGCCATGCACGAATACACCGCGCAGCTTCCGCTCATCGACCTCGCCGAGCCCGACGAACCCATCGGGCACTCGACCCGGCAGGCCATGTTGACCGGCGTCGTCAACGGTCTGCGCGGCGCGGTGCGTGAACTCGTCGAGAAATTCGCCGAAGTCTACCGGGGCTACCCGAAAGTGATCGCCACCGGCGGGGATGCGGCGCTGCTTTTTGAGCGCTATGATCTGATAGAAGCCATCGTGCCGGATCTGACGTTGCGCGGCATGGCCCTGACGCATCGCACCGCGACAAGTCAGTCCGAGTAA
- a CDS encoding RluA family pseudouridine synthase produces MSDETDPIERDIDCLDEGSALEESDGAQHRRFILQRDIKRRLDRYLTSRLPGLSRSRLQKLINEGAVSVNGAQPKASTIVRNGDVIDFIVPPPTLKRIPAEDIPLDVLYEDDQLIVVNKQPNLIVHPARSNLSGTLVNALAWHFRDVEHNGLEALSKVGVEEFRPGIVHRLDKDTTGAIVMAKTDEAHWRIAKQFENRTVQKYYLAVVHGEMTPPGDVIDQPIGKHPNVTEAYAVRNDESGRPSVTIYRVREVFDGYSLVELELKTGRTHQIRVHLTWLGFPIVSDIIYGGEPVGMAELIAPPRAAGAQPMLTFARQKHEGVKIWDRMAQRDDLIIERPALHASVLQFAHPTTGKTMTFTAPLYPDMAKLIRTLRDKRPKSGPLKAEGAGVDLDKVLPHV; encoded by the coding sequence ATGTCCGACGAAACCGATCCCATCGAGCGCGATATCGACTGCCTCGACGAGGGCAGCGCCCTGGAGGAATCCGATGGCGCGCAGCATCGCCGATTCATCCTCCAGCGCGACATCAAGCGCCGACTCGATCGCTACCTGACTTCCCGCCTGCCGGGCCTCTCGCGCTCCCGGCTCCAGAAGCTCATCAACGAAGGGGCCGTCTCCGTCAATGGCGCGCAGCCCAAAGCGTCGACCATCGTCCGCAATGGCGATGTCATCGACTTCATCGTTCCGCCGCCGACGCTCAAGCGCATCCCCGCCGAGGACATTCCGCTCGATGTGCTTTACGAAGATGACCAGCTCATCGTCGTCAACAAGCAGCCGAATCTGATCGTGCATCCGGCGCGGTCGAACCTCAGCGGGACGCTGGTCAACGCGCTGGCGTGGCACTTCCGCGATGTCGAGCACAACGGACTGGAGGCGCTCTCGAAAGTCGGCGTGGAGGAGTTCCGACCCGGCATCGTGCATCGGCTCGACAAGGACACGACCGGCGCGATCGTGATGGCCAAGACGGATGAGGCCCATTGGCGCATCGCCAAGCAGTTCGAGAACCGCACGGTGCAGAAGTATTACCTGGCGGTGGTGCATGGCGAGATGACGCCGCCGGGCGACGTGATCGATCAGCCGATCGGCAAGCATCCCAACGTCACCGAGGCGTACGCCGTCCGCAACGACGAGTCGGGCCGGCCGAGCGTGACGATCTATCGCGTGCGGGAGGTTTTCGACGGGTATTCGCTGGTGGAACTGGAGCTGAAGACGGGACGGACGCATCAGATTCGCGTGCATCTGACGTGGCTCGGCTTCCCGATCGTCAGCGACATCATCTACGGCGGGGAGCCGGTGGGCATGGCGGAACTGATCGCCCCGCCGCGCGCCGCCGGGGCGCAGCCGATGCTCACGTTCGCGCGGCAGAAGCACGAAGGCGTCAAAATCTGGGACCGCATGGCCCAGCGCGACGATCTGATCATCGAGCGGCCGGCCCTGCACGCCTCGGTCCTCCAGTTCGCGCACCCGACGACCGGCAAGACCATGACCTTCACCGCGCCGCTGTACCCGGACATGGCCAAGCTTATCCGCACGCTGCGCGACAAGCGCCCCAAATCCGGGCCCCTCAAAGCCGAAGGCGCCGGCGTCGATCTGGACAAAGTATTACCCCACGTTTAG
- a CDS encoding heavy metal translocating P-type ATPase codes for MHPEVRQAGPGDCPKCGMALEPMQVSADDQPDPELVTMSRRFYVCAPLALIVMGLSMGGMIPGVHLEPWGKWVEAVLASVVVIWGGWPFFLRGGRSIITMQLNMFTLIAIGTGVAWVYSLAALLAPGVFPETFRDEHGSVALYFEAAAVIIALVQLGQVLEGKARSRTSHALRELLELAPRTARRIDDDGGESEVPLDEIEVGDRLRVRPGEKVPIDGKITDGKSTIDESMITGESMPVGKSTGDEVTGGTVNQSGGFIMEATRIGGDTLLSRIVEMVAAAQRSRAPIQRLADVVAGYFVPAVVAAAVLTFVIWAIFGPEPRMAHAVISAVSVLIIACPCALGLATPMSIMVGAGRGAQAGVLIRDAEALETMEKVDTIVVDKTGTLTEGKPRVQSIATLNGMGDEELLRLAASLERASEHPLGAAIVQYAGERDLKLVDAGDFESVTGQGVRGRVDGHDVAIGNAKLMEAVGLDVGPLSERAREPQSKGQTVMFIAVDGAAAGLVGVADPIKQTTPEAIEALHDEGVKIVMLTGDHRATAEAVARELGIDDVQADVLPDQKQAAITKLREAGRIVAMTGDGVNDAPALVAAHVGIAMGTGTDVAMESAGLTLVKGDLRGLVRARRLSEATMKNIRQNLWFAFAYNALGVPLAAGALYPLFGWLLSPMIAAAAMTFSSVSVITNALRLRRAKL; via the coding sequence ATGCATCCGGAGGTGCGGCAGGCGGGTCCCGGCGACTGCCCCAAATGCGGCATGGCCTTGGAGCCGATGCAGGTCAGCGCCGACGACCAACCCGACCCCGAACTCGTCACGATGTCGCGCCGGTTTTATGTGTGTGCGCCGCTGGCGTTGATCGTGATGGGGCTGTCGATGGGGGGGATGATTCCGGGCGTGCATTTGGAGCCGTGGGGCAAGTGGGTCGAGGCGGTGCTGGCGAGCGTGGTGGTGATCTGGGGCGGCTGGCCGTTCTTTTTGCGCGGCGGGCGGTCGATCATCACGATGCAACTGAACATGTTCACGCTGATCGCCATCGGCACAGGCGTGGCGTGGGTGTACAGTCTCGCGGCGCTGCTGGCGCCGGGCGTTTTTCCCGAGACTTTCCGCGATGAGCACGGCTCGGTGGCGCTGTACTTCGAGGCGGCGGCGGTGATCATCGCGCTGGTGCAGCTTGGGCAGGTGCTCGAAGGCAAGGCGCGGAGCCGCACGAGTCACGCCCTGCGCGAGCTGCTTGAACTGGCCCCGCGGACCGCCCGGCGGATTGACGACGACGGCGGCGAAAGCGAAGTGCCGCTCGACGAAATCGAAGTGGGCGATCGCCTGCGCGTCCGCCCCGGCGAGAAGGTGCCCATCGACGGTAAGATCACCGACGGCAAAAGCACGATCGACGAATCGATGATCACCGGCGAGTCGATGCCGGTCGGCAAATCGACCGGCGACGAAGTCACCGGCGGGACCGTCAATCAATCCGGCGGATTCATCATGGAGGCGACGCGCATCGGGGGCGACACGCTGCTGTCGCGCATCGTTGAGATGGTCGCCGCGGCGCAGCGGAGTCGGGCGCCGATTCAGCGCCTCGCCGACGTGGTGGCGGGGTATTTCGTGCCGGCGGTCGTGGCGGCGGCGGTGCTGACGTTCGTCATCTGGGCGATCTTCGGCCCGGAGCCGCGCATGGCGCATGCGGTCATCAGCGCGGTGTCGGTGTTGATCATCGCCTGTCCGTGCGCGCTGGGGCTTGCGACGCCGATGTCGATCATGGTCGGCGCCGGGCGGGGGGCGCAGGCGGGCGTGCTCATCCGTGATGCCGAGGCGCTGGAAACCATGGAGAAAGTCGACACGATCGTCGTCGACAAAACCGGCACGCTCACCGAGGGCAAGCCGCGCGTGCAGTCGATTGCGACGCTCAACGGGATGGGCGATGAAGAGCTTTTGCGGCTGGCGGCGAGCTTGGAGCGGGCGAGCGAGCATCCGCTTGGCGCGGCGATCGTTCAATACGCGGGCGAGCGCGATCTGAAGCTGGTCGACGCCGGCGACTTCGAGTCGGTGACGGGGCAGGGCGTGCGCGGGCGTGTGGACGGGCATGACGTGGCGATCGGGAACGCGAAGCTGATGGAGGCAGTCGGGCTTGACGTCGGGCCGCTCAGCGAGCGCGCCAGGGAGCCACAGTCCAAGGGCCAGACCGTGATGTTCATCGCCGTCGACGGCGCAGCGGCGGGGCTCGTCGGCGTGGCGGACCCGATCAAGCAGACGACGCCCGAGGCGATCGAGGCGCTGCACGACGAAGGCGTGAAGATCGTGATGCTGACCGGCGATCACCGCGCGACGGCCGAGGCGGTCGCGCGCGAACTGGGCATCGATGATGTCCAGGCGGACGTGCTGCCGGATCAGAAGCAGGCGGCGATCACAAAGCTGCGCGAGGCGGGTCGGATCGTGGCGATGACCGGCGACGGGGTCAATGACGCCCCCGCGCTGGTGGCGGCGCATGTCGGCATCGCGATGGGCACGGGGACCGATGTGGCCATGGAGTCGGCGGGATTGACGCTGGTCAAGGGCGATTTGCGCGGGCTCGTCCGCGCCCGGCGGCTCAGCGAAGCGACGATGAAGAACATCCGCCAGAATCTCTGGTTCGCCTTCGCCTACAACGCGCTGGGCGTGCCGCTCGCGGCGGGTGCCTTGTACCCACTGTTCGGTTGGCTCTTGAGCCCGATGATCGCGGCGGCGGCGATGACTTTTTCGAGCGTGTCGGTGATCACCAATGCGCTGCGCCTGCGGCGCGCGAAGTTGTAA